In the Ilumatobacteraceae bacterium genome, one interval contains:
- a CDS encoding LLM class F420-dependent oxidoreductase, protein MSTSTPFDAPSLPPPVELSVVLGQWLDHSIAADLELAVLADRLGYRQLWVPEMAKVDAPAFAAMVAARTEQIELVLGPLAVTVRSPVQIAMAVATVAATGRATHVALGTSSSLVARWHGRSRAGAADRLARTRTELATLLEGGRVNGYRLPQPPVPAPTMTVAAFGPKAVDAAGEADRMVLNMVTVDSAARLAPRHPHTAVWLCAAVDPSDEEVAWLSRGLVGYLAAPGYGEMFTEAGHGELVEFARTRPGPKAVFARLPDDLVTEVGLVGSKDAITERIAAYAAAGVAEVCLVPPAPDLPSSRPTLEFLAPNAR, encoded by the coding sequence ATGTCGACCTCCACGCCGTTCGACGCGCCGTCCCTGCCGCCACCGGTCGAACTCTCGGTCGTGCTCGGACAGTGGCTCGACCACTCGATCGCCGCCGACCTCGAGCTCGCCGTGTTGGCCGACCGGCTCGGATACCGGCAGCTCTGGGTGCCCGAGATGGCGAAGGTCGACGCCCCGGCATTCGCCGCGATGGTCGCGGCACGCACCGAGCAGATCGAGCTGGTCCTCGGCCCGCTCGCGGTGACCGTCCGGTCCCCCGTCCAGATCGCGATGGCGGTCGCGACCGTGGCCGCCACCGGACGAGCGACCCACGTCGCACTCGGCACGTCGAGTTCCCTCGTCGCCCGCTGGCACGGTCGGTCGCGTGCCGGCGCGGCCGACCGACTCGCCCGGACCCGCACCGAACTCGCGACGTTGCTCGAAGGTGGACGGGTGAACGGATATCGACTCCCACAGCCGCCCGTGCCGGCGCCGACGATGACGGTCGCGGCGTTCGGCCCGAAGGCGGTCGACGCAGCCGGTGAGGCCGACCGCATGGTGCTCAACATGGTGACGGTCGACAGCGCCGCACGGCTCGCCCCTCGACATCCGCACACGGCCGTGTGGCTGTGCGCTGCCGTCGACCCGAGCGACGAGGAGGTCGCCTGGCTCTCGCGAGGACTCGTCGGCTACCTCGCCGCCCCCGGCTACGGCGAGATGTTCACTGAGGCCGGCCACGGCGAACTGGTCGAGTTCGCCAGGACGCGGCCGGGGCCGAAGGCCGTCTTCGCTCGTCTGCCCGACGATCTCGTGACCGAGGTCGGGCTGGTCGGCTCGAAGGATGCCATCACGGAACGGATCGCGGCGTACGCGGCCGCCGGGGTCGCCGAGGTCTGCCTCGTGCCACCGGCGCCCGACCTCCCGTCATCGCGACCGACGCTCGAGTTCCTCGCCCCGAACGCCCGGTGA
- a CDS encoding diguanylate cyclase, producing MNPKLRTGSLRRLVAGCVALFVVLSAIGLALVRLEASQRSAAADRLTVAEAAEVRAAIGDRLSQNINLARGLRAFVVANPDLGDPARFDNLLEELYAQGDDIRNIGVAPGNVISHVFPIEGNEGALGLRYEDVPEQFATVELAIETRQSVLAGPIDLVQGGRGLIDRTPVFLADGSYWGIVSLVLDVDSLLTGAAADVERFELEWAVRTVENGATPATPVGGDLSLFDDADTVLTMAVPNGSWELAVRSGAPTGGNGLLIAFQVFAVVLAGLVSRLVFERTRDRWRSRMLSLQDDLTGLANRRLLEMRANQACRLAKREGHPISFVYIDLDAFKPVNDAHGHQAGDAALTAISDRMKSRVRESDTIARVGGDEFVILLPATDADGARTLAAELTATIEQPIPFEGCELRVGASCGVATYPQDGDTFDALLAHADSEMYRFKIGIGDGSDGGADQPPPADDAGADRSLTVVGHGAAER from the coding sequence GTGAACCCCAAGCTGCGAACCGGGAGCCTTCGTCGGCTCGTCGCTGGATGTGTGGCGCTGTTCGTCGTGCTGTCGGCGATCGGCCTGGCGCTCGTGCGGCTCGAGGCATCGCAGCGATCGGCGGCGGCCGATCGGTTGACCGTCGCCGAAGCGGCCGAGGTTCGTGCTGCGATCGGCGACCGCCTGTCGCAGAACATCAACCTCGCTCGCGGATTGCGGGCCTTCGTCGTGGCCAACCCCGATCTGGGTGACCCGGCGCGGTTCGACAACCTGCTGGAGGAGCTCTACGCACAGGGAGACGACATCCGGAACATCGGCGTCGCACCGGGCAACGTGATCAGTCATGTCTTCCCGATCGAGGGCAACGAGGGCGCGCTCGGTCTCCGCTATGAAGACGTGCCGGAACAGTTCGCGACCGTCGAACTCGCGATCGAGACTCGTCAGAGCGTCCTGGCGGGCCCGATCGACCTCGTGCAGGGCGGCCGCGGTCTCATCGACCGCACCCCCGTGTTCCTGGCCGACGGCAGCTACTGGGGCATCGTGAGTCTGGTGCTCGACGTCGACAGCCTGCTCACGGGCGCCGCGGCCGACGTCGAGCGGTTCGAGCTCGAGTGGGCCGTGCGAACGGTCGAGAACGGCGCGACGCCCGCCACGCCGGTCGGCGGCGACCTGTCGCTCTTCGACGACGCCGACACCGTGCTCACCATGGCGGTTCCCAACGGGTCGTGGGAGTTGGCGGTCCGTTCGGGCGCGCCCACCGGGGGCAACGGTCTGTTGATCGCCTTCCAGGTCTTCGCGGTCGTGCTCGCCGGCCTGGTGAGCCGGCTCGTCTTCGAACGAACCCGCGACCGGTGGCGCAGCCGGATGCTGTCGCTCCAGGACGATCTGACGGGTCTGGCCAATCGCCGTCTCCTCGAGATGCGGGCGAACCAGGCCTGCCGGTTGGCCAAGCGCGAAGGTCACCCGATCAGCTTCGTGTACATCGATCTCGACGCCTTCAAACCGGTCAACGACGCCCACGGGCACCAGGCCGGCGACGCGGCGCTCACCGCCATCTCCGACCGCATGAAGTCCCGCGTGCGCGAATCCGACACGATCGCTCGGGTGGGAGGTGACGAGTTCGTCATCCTGTTGCCGGCCACCGACGCCGACGGGGCGCGGACGCTCGCCGCGGAACTCACCGCCACGATCGAGCAGCCGATTCCGTTCGAGGGCTGCGAACTCAGGGTCGGAGCGTCCTGCGGCGTGGCGACCTACCCGCAAGACGGCGACACGTTCGACGCGCTGTTGGCACACGCCGACTCGGAGATGTACCGGTTCAAGATCGGCATCGGTGACGGGTCGGACGGAGGAGCCGACCAACCGCCACCGGCCGATGATGCGGGTGCCGACCGCTCACTGACCGTCGTGGGTCACGGCGCCGCTGAGCGCTGA
- a CDS encoding acyl-CoA dehydrogenase family protein, translating into MSASRTVSTAAAVALAGADEAERLRRLPAATVAALADAGLFTMCLPEVYGGSGAGPVVMIDAVQQVAEADGSAGWCAGIASTTSSLASFLAPDVARAVFPTAATATGGVFAPNAVGTRDGAGYRVSGRWQWGSGTQHCEWIVGGARCDDGTQRVCFFSPDQVTFHDTWHTAGMRGTGSLDFSVDDVHVPDEYTYAVGERAVVDEPISRFPNFTLLALGIAATGLGIARRALDECAELAGAKKPQYSSRSLAESSYAQTEFARAEASWRAARALLRSEVGGAWDAAVAGDPVGVDVRVAMRLAAAHAASTCVGVVDTAWTLAGGTAVYDTSVLGRCVRDAHVLTQHIMVAPKLNETLGKFLLGVDFNAAMI; encoded by the coding sequence ATGAGCGCCTCCCGTACCGTCTCGACCGCCGCCGCCGTCGCACTGGCAGGCGCCGACGAGGCCGAGCGACTCCGCCGGCTGCCGGCAGCGACCGTCGCCGCGCTCGCCGACGCCGGTCTGTTCACCATGTGTCTCCCCGAGGTGTACGGCGGGTCGGGTGCTGGGCCGGTGGTGATGATCGACGCCGTCCAGCAGGTCGCCGAGGCAGACGGCTCGGCCGGCTGGTGCGCCGGGATCGCATCGACCACCTCGTCGTTGGCGTCGTTCCTCGCCCCCGACGTGGCGCGCGCGGTGTTCCCGACCGCCGCGACGGCGACCGGCGGGGTGTTCGCCCCGAACGCCGTCGGGACGCGAGACGGCGCCGGCTACCGGGTGTCGGGTCGTTGGCAGTGGGGGAGCGGCACCCAGCATTGCGAGTGGATCGTCGGCGGCGCCCGCTGCGACGACGGTACGCAACGGGTGTGCTTCTTCTCGCCCGACCAGGTCACCTTCCACGACACCTGGCACACCGCCGGCATGCGTGGCACCGGGTCGCTCGACTTCTCCGTCGACGACGTCCACGTACCGGATGAGTACACCTATGCCGTCGGCGAGCGGGCCGTGGTGGACGAACCGATCAGCCGTTTTCCCAACTTCACGCTGCTCGCACTCGGCATCGCCGCCACCGGGCTCGGTATCGCCCGGCGCGCGCTCGACGAGTGCGCCGAGTTGGCCGGCGCCAAGAAGCCCCAGTACTCCAGTCGATCGTTGGCCGAGAGTTCGTACGCCCAGACCGAGTTCGCCCGGGCCGAGGCGAGCTGGCGGGCGGCACGGGCACTCCTGCGGTCCGAGGTCGGCGGTGCCTGGGACGCGGCGGTCGCCGGCGATCCTGTCGGTGTCGACGTCCGGGTGGCCATGCGGCTCGCCGCGGCGCACGCGGCCTCGACCTGTGTCGGTGTGGTCGACACGGCGTGGACCCTGGCCGGCGGCACCGCGGTGTACGACACCAGTGTGCTCGGCCGTTGCGTCCGTGATGCGCACGTCCTGACGCAACACATCATGGTCGCGCCCAAGCTGAACGAGACGCTCGGCAAGTTCCTGCTGGGCGTCGACTTCAACGCGGCGATGATCTGA
- a CDS encoding LLM class flavin-dependent oxidoreductase, with the protein MKFGFVIPWADAAEVGDLAAAAEEHGWDGIFVWEPVWGVDAWTSLGLAAVRTSKIRIGTMLTAPSRRRPWELASQVATVDRLSDGRVTLSVGLGAIDTGMAAFGEECGKRERAELMDECLEVACGLWAGQPYEFHGRHYDVTPTEFPTIGHTVQRPRVPIWCVGAIGYERSMGRAFGWDGLIPQVIDDGTARQATLEELAAIGDTLPGDGYDVIIEGVWSEHSPAAWADAGATWWLETQWDAVGQARPALATVDRLRDGPPIV; encoded by the coding sequence ATGAAGTTCGGCTTCGTGATCCCGTGGGCGGACGCCGCCGAGGTCGGGGACCTCGCCGCGGCCGCCGAGGAGCACGGGTGGGACGGCATCTTCGTCTGGGAGCCGGTGTGGGGTGTGGATGCATGGACCAGCCTCGGGCTCGCGGCGGTCCGCACGTCGAAGATCCGGATCGGCACGATGCTGACGGCCCCGTCGCGCCGGCGCCCGTGGGAGCTCGCGAGCCAGGTGGCCACGGTCGACCGGCTGAGCGACGGCCGGGTCACCCTCTCGGTCGGCCTCGGGGCGATCGACACCGGCATGGCAGCGTTCGGTGAGGAATGCGGCAAACGGGAACGTGCCGAGTTGATGGACGAATGTCTCGAGGTCGCATGCGGACTCTGGGCCGGTCAGCCGTACGAGTTCCACGGACGTCACTACGACGTGACACCGACCGAGTTCCCCACGATCGGACACACGGTCCAACGGCCGCGGGTGCCGATCTGGTGCGTCGGCGCGATCGGTTACGAACGCTCGATGGGCCGCGCGTTCGGTTGGGACGGACTGATCCCGCAGGTGATCGACGACGGCACTGCCCGGCAGGCGACCCTCGAGGAACTGGCGGCGATCGGCGACACGCTCCCCGGCGACGGGTACGACGTGATCATCGAAGGTGTGTGGTCCGAACACTCCCCCGCCGCCTGGGCCGATGCCGGAGCCACCTGGTGGCTCGAGACCCAGTGGGACGCGGTCGGCCAGGCCCGACCCGCGCTGGCCACCGTCGACCGGTTGCGCGACGGCCCCCCGATCGTCTGA
- a CDS encoding HAD-IA family hydrolase: MERIPQRVDWKSYGAVLFDLDGVITPTAEIHERAWSALFEPWGFTPTDYLRHVDGKPRYDGVRSFLESRGVDLPWGDPSDPPGDETVCALGNRKNDMFNEVLDRDGIAPYPGTSAVLELLDEHRVPQAIVSSSKNARTVLRAAGMEGRFPVVVDGVTAVERDLVGKPDPAMFHHAADLLGVTHERSIVVEDASSGVAAGAAGGFAFVLGVDRGGNRQALLDAGADLVVADLGDTLTPDAPRADEDHV; encoded by the coding sequence ATGGAGCGCATCCCCCAGCGCGTCGACTGGAAGTCCTACGGCGCGGTCCTGTTCGACCTCGATGGCGTGATCACGCCCACGGCGGAGATCCACGAACGAGCGTGGTCTGCGCTGTTCGAGCCGTGGGGGTTCACCCCCACCGACTACCTCCGTCATGTCGACGGCAAGCCCCGCTACGACGGCGTCCGATCGTTCCTCGAATCGCGTGGGGTCGACCTGCCATGGGGTGACCCGAGCGATCCACCCGGCGACGAGACCGTCTGCGCGCTCGGCAACCGCAAGAACGACATGTTCAACGAGGTCCTCGACCGCGACGGCATCGCGCCGTATCCGGGGACATCGGCCGTGCTCGAACTCCTCGACGAACACCGCGTGCCGCAAGCGATCGTCTCGTCGTCGAAGAACGCTCGCACCGTGTTGCGCGCGGCCGGCATGGAGGGACGTTTCCCGGTGGTCGTCGACGGGGTCACGGCGGTCGAGCGTGATCTGGTCGGCAAGCCCGACCCGGCGATGTTCCATCATGCGGCCGATCTACTCGGCGTGACGCACGAGCGGTCGATCGTCGTCGAAGACGCATCGTCGGGTGTCGCCGCCGGCGCAGCCGGTGGTTTCGCGTTCGTGCTCGGGGTCGATCGAGGCGGCAACCGGCAGGCGCTGCTCGACGCCGGCGCCGACCTCGTCGTCGCGGACCTGGGCGACACGCTCACGCCGGACGCTCCGCGCGCCGATGAGGATCACGTATGA